From Rhododendron vialii isolate Sample 1 chromosome 7a, ASM3025357v1:
ACTCCTTCCATTCCATTTTGATAGTCTCCTACGTAACACGTGCAATgtcagatcaaaaaataaactgcTTCCGTTCgtaattttttgatttccttcataccaaattgaaaaactaatcgacatttttaatttggtgataagaaactcaaaaaatcatttatggaagtattttagttttttatctgaaaattgcacgtcttttcGTAGGGGCCTACCAAAATGGGACGGAAGGGCTACATAAGAATGTTCGCAGAAAGTGAAATGGCGAGGGTCTGAAACGTGAATCAATATGTTTGTGTATTAGAACGTACTCAGATAGTAAAATATGTGGATCAGATTCCTGAATCCGTTTCTTTTCTGTGACGAGGATATCTCATCCATTGGTACATTTACttacttttcctttttccgTATATAAGTGATTATTAGATCTAAGTTGTGCAGGTGGCAATCTTAACTGCGGATTATTGTTAATCATTTGTGGTTAATCATTGTTCCATTTTTTCACCCGGGAAAATTTAGCTATCACACTAAAATGTCCCGTGCTTCTGCTCTCAATTCTCGTTTTCGCCAATTTTGTGTGACAGGTTATTCAAAGACGTTTCAACTCGCACTCTCACTCGCACAATGTTGCACTCCCACGCGAGTCATGTGACTTAGTCCGGACGTAGAGATGTGCTTGTGATCCTATCAATTGTGTGAGAGACTGTTGAAATGCATTTGTTGATGCCAAGTTTATGTCTGGCATGAGTCAGTTAAAGGGAAAAGAATCTGAAGACAAAAAAgaacaggggaaaaaaatgggttTACAGAAAAACTTTGAAGTAATTTTATTCTCATTTTACTGTTTCGTTTTGTGCCTCCGAAAGCTTTACATTGATTCCAATGAGCCTGTtaagaaatttgatttttcctCTTATATAGGTTTTTATGTTGTGCTAACTGATTATTTTTGCATAACTTACTTATATTTAGTCGAATGcaactttttgtttatttacaTTTAGAGAAATGCAAAATGGATGTATCCCGTGAGGAATTGCACGATTAGCATTGGTTTCATTGTTTTCTTGTGACTGTGCATTATATATTGTAACTGGAAAATGCCTCCATCCTCGAATTCATCTCAGTCTTTGCACAGATACGTTGAACGTTTAAAAGTCATGCAAATTCATTACTATAGTTTGAGGTGTTGGAGGAAACTAACAAATTCTATGATTTGCCCATTAGAGGATGATGTTGGAGGTTGGATTGGGGGTACTCTATGATTTGTCCTTGATTTGTCCATGTCGGAATGTACAGCTCGGATTAAATTCGTtgtgttatatatatttttataacaAAACTAGTCTAtctattcaaattttgaatagaTCCAAGACCACCTCTTATAAGGCAAGGCCTAAGAACCTGCCACTTAGGGTCCCTAGTACAAAAATCATGTCAAAGGCATTACAATTTCTCCTCCTTCCAAACATGCTGAGCTCCACATATTCTTGTACAGTGATTTTTGTATACTGAGTTGTTCTTgtgctcttcaaaaaaaattctggaGGTGATAATGCTATGATCAAATGAAAATATAGGCAAAGGATAAGTGCAAGAAACGAGACAAGAAGCATCTGATGATGCAGTTTGAAGCATCTGATGCTGCTGTGGAGGGTACCAAGCGACTTGAAAAGTCCAATTAACTCCACACCTAAATGGGATTaataaatttccttaatttgtctCTTTAGTTATCTCCTCTTCTTTTGGTGACGAGGGTATCAAGATATTTTTGCAGAGGAAGAAAGTTGAATATGTGGATCAGATTCTTGAACCCCTTAGTAAATCTTTGATAGTAATTCCCAACAACTAGAGAAATAATTGGAATTTATAGCTCATTGAAATCGGTAGGAATTGCCAACAACTCAGAGAGATAATTGGGATTAATAGCTAATTGGAATTTATAGCTAAAAGTCATGCAAATTCATTACTATAGTTTGAGGTGTTGGAGGAAACTAACAAATTCTATGATTTGCCCATTGGAGGATGATGTTAGATGTTGGATTGactcggattaaatccgttctgttatgtattttttttttataacaaattACTAGTCTATCTATTCAAAATGTGAATAGATTCAAGCCTAACCTAATAAGGCAAGGCCTACGAATCTACTGCTTAGGGTCCCCAGTACAAAAATTAAATACGAGTTTCTCATGCTTGAAAATCATGTCACGTTTCTCCTGCTTTCGAATAGGATTTCTCATGCTTTCAAACTTGTTGAGCTCCACATATTCTTGTGCAGTCACAGTTTTTTTATAGTTTGTTGTCCTTGTGCTccttaatatattttttgataatgctaTGATCAAATGAAAATATAGGCAAAGAAATAAATGCAAGAAACGAAACAAGATACAACTGGTCTTGCAAAGATGCAGGTTGAAGCATCTGATGCTGCGGAGGGTACCAAGCAACTTGAAAAGTCCAATTAACACCACATAAATGTGATGACCTCGTCTTCCTTAGTGTAAGATAGCATTTGCAATAGTTGGTTTGTGTTAATGAAACACTACATATGTATAGAAGATCgttttccaaaaagtaaaatatatgGTTCATATTCTTAAGCCACATAACTTTCCTTAATTTGTCTATCTCCTCTTCCTTTGTGTAAGATAGCATTTGCAATAGTTGGTTTGTGTTAATGAAacactacatatatatagaaGAGCAGAGTATCAAGACAATTAAAGAGGAAAACGTAGAACATGTGGATCAGATTCTTAAACCCCTAGGTAAATCTTCGGTAACGATTCCCAACAACTCAGAGAGAGAATTGGAATTTATAGCTCATTGAAATTGGTAGTAATTCCAAACAACTCAGAGAGATAATTGGAATTTAAACATACATGTGAAAAAATGAAGGTCGTTTCAGGAATTAGAAACTGGAGGGGCTTCTAACCGAATATAGTCATACATGATCCCATAAAAAGGGCTAGTGTTCCTTGTTTGGGTAAGAAATATGGTATTATCACCTTCGGTAAGTTGAGCACTGGGTATGTCCACATTGAACAAGTAACAGAGCCCATGAATCCCATGCCTTGCAATTGCATTGTCCTTTCCAACCAATCCACTTGAAAATTGAGGAGGATTGGCTTGTGGGTCGTTGACTCGAACCTTCTCAAAAGAAATTTGATACTAGTCAGTTAAGCATTGTTTGGATCAAGAATTCGTTGTGGATTtacaaagagaaaggaaaaacaattttATCTTTTGGTTAACCTATCATTTCCCTATCCCTTGATAAATTCTTGTTAAAACACATGATTTAAATATACCCCCAAACGAAGTTTTGCAACTACTAGAATGAGAATTTTGGGCTATTCTACAACTTCTGGAGGGAAATGGAAGGCGAGAAACTCGAATGCATGAGATGCATGATCTATTTTACCAATGCAAGGTTGTACCTCTAAAACAGATTGTTGGGCAGAGGCAAGAGCCAGCCGCAGACTGTAAGTTCCACCCTCATACAGATCTTTTAGTTGAAACTTGATCTGCCATGTAGTTGCTTCATATGCACCATCACCAGTTTTCCTACCATTGCACAATTTATGCTTGTTAGCTGATAAAAAAAGGGTTGAGAAAGGTGCGCAACGGGCAGTGAAGGCTCAGTAGATGTTGCTTGAAAGctcaaaaggaagaaaaagtttGACTCTTTAACTCTCGCACTcctgttgggttttttttcctttcagttACTCAAAAGAGCTGTTTAAGCTTTAGGCACTCAAAGTTCTGTCTTTGTCAACCTTAAACGTACAAACTACTCATGTGGGACACTCAGCATTGAGCAAGGGAGTAAAATAAGTGCCTGGATATTTTCAGTTGAAACGCTGGGCTAGAAAGCATATTCAGTACTCAAATTTACTGCAGAACCATGCACAAAGCTCTCATATTATGTATGAAATAAACTATGACACCTTATTAACACAAGAAATAATAAGAACCTTGTATTAATTTTGCATGGTACTTGTGTAAaatttaagaacaaaaattagaTGAGTCTGACACTTGGGAACACGCCCATATCTGATACCTATAtctgagtccatgtaacataggtttCCGCATAACGTTGTTGATTGTTTGAAAGTGGAAAGAGTAATATTGCCACTTATTAGTGGTAGAAAGCATGGAAGGTAATCTATCTGAACTGAGCAGGAAATTTCCAAAGGCAAAAACTACCAAAGCAGCATACAGCCAACATGACCATAAGAAATTCTAGTGAAATAACGACATAGAGTAAACGGAAAGGATCTGGTCAGTGTTGAATTTTGCACCTGTTCACGTGAGCAAAGAACCAATCTTTTCGAAAATCACTTTCACCGACCGTATAGACTAAATCGCCATTGGGGTATAAATCTGCATATCTTTCCCACAAACCATACTGCCTAAACCTATCCATTCGAAACAAAATACCACGTAAAAATTTTGTTTGGATTATTAAACACAGTATTGTGAACATTTTGTTGATCACTTGTTATTAAACAAGTGTTTAAGCTGAAGTGGAGAAGAGCTAACCTGTCAGGATGATTGAGATAGAGTCTGTTTACGTATTTTGGGTTAGGATCAGGAATGTGGAACTCTGCAGCTGAGCGATCAGGAATGCCAATTTCCCACAGAGTTGGCCCATCTCTTGGAGGCTCGTATACCAGATTACCCAAATCTACTTCACAACCTGATCAATATACATGTAATTTTGATTAAGTCCTATAAAATAGAATTGCGTTCCGGAGGTGAGATTGAATGCAAAGGTAGCAGAACAAGAAAGGAAATCCTCTTTAAAAGGACAATTTTTATAGTCTAAGAAATGAAAACTTGAAACTCATAAAATTTGAATGGCTAAACTGAGAACCTGAGGTTATGCTGATGGAAACATCACGGTGGTAATCTCCAACAAAACCCGGTACCCATGCATAGAGATTGTAATCGCCTGTTCGTACATTCTTGATTCCAAAATAGCCTTTTTCATCCACCGTGGTCCAGAATTGGTAGCCCTGAGAAGAATTGTGTACAAGATAAATGCTGGTACACACTACACAGAGTTTAACTTTTACGGGCATTCCACACGTATACTCCTCATTATACAAGTGAGAGTGCAAAATGCAAATAGTTTATGTCTCAGTTCGCAACTGATTcacccccctttttttttatcagaagaaAATACCTCCCGGTTCATAGCTGATACAACTGGTTCACAATCGACAAGGCATATTTGGTTGCTTTTTGAGTCTCATTAGTTTAGGTATCGTTTCATATTCACTTCTAATTAAACGAGGACCAACACTGATTCATTTCCCAATACCACTACTTAAAACCGTGGCGGTGTAATATGACCGTATGAATAATGTACTTGAGCATAAATGCCTGACATGATATGCGAGCAAAAGCAATATGACCACCTTGCTTTCTCTTTGCCATGATCCAGTTTCTCCTGGCAGGGCTAACCCCACGTAAGCACCGATTGCGGGTAGAGGTTGCTCGCTGATATACCTATTTCAAAGATAGACTATAtaagtttgattatttctaTTTATCCCAGTAAAATGTTTGATGATCaatgagaaaaaggaaaaaaaaaaaaaaaacagaatgacCATTTTCAGAGACCATATTCGTAAGCTGATAAAACAGCGTTCATTCTAAATAAGGCCCACATTCCATTAGAATGAAGGCAACTGCAATTGGGATATacttttctttgaaattttgtggGTCTGTAGCATTACTAACCAGAAAAGGCAACAAAAGTTGAAATAAGAGAGGCTTAACGAGTGCTGAAATTTCATCCA
This genomic window contains:
- the LOC131331978 gene encoding rhamnogalacturonate lyase B-like isoform X6, producing the protein MLRGSSGFYSYAIYEHSKEMPAFNLYETRIVFMLKIDTFHYMAIADNRQRFMPLPDDRLPGRGEELAYKEAVLLVDPIEPEFKGEVDDKYQYSCENKDNRVHGWICFDPPVGFWQISPSNEFRTGGPTKQDLTSHVNPTTLAMFVSAHYGGEDLSLQFESGEPWKKVFGPVFICLNSVSDRNKALSLWDNAKEQMEVETQSWPYGFPNSEDFPGSDERGTLTGRLLVYDRYISEQPLPAIGAYVGLALPGETGSWQRESKGYQFWTTVDEKGYFGIKNVRTGDYNLYAWVPGFVGDYHRDVSISITSGCEVDLGNLVYEPPRDGPTLWEIGIPDRSAAEFHIPDPNPKYVNRLYLNHPDRFRQYGLWERYADLYPNGDLVYTVGESDFRKDWFFAHVNRKTGDGAYEATTWQIKFQLKDLYEGGTYSLRLALASAQQSVLEVRVNDPQANPPQFSSGLVGKDNAIARHGIHGLCYLFNVDIPSAQLTEGDNTIFLTQTRNTSPFYGIMYDYIRLEAPPVSNS